From one Basilea psittacipulmonis DSM 24701 genomic stretch:
- a CDS encoding trans-sulfuration enzyme family protein yields the protein MKNNERKQSRSTKLTHMGLAVCDEQHTQSPVSVPVIRTSTVRFETVGRLHEFEQNKAKGQRTSVYGRYGLETRDVLEDLFCELEHGKRCFLASSGLNAISTALLSLVKSGDHIVFADGVYGPVRIFAKNMLTKLGVSYDFVNMENPDTLKQYIKPNTVGVYVEVPSSLFLRMNDLPAIAKIAHEKGLWVMADNSWGSGVAYRPLDLGADVSVIAGTKYANGHSDALVGAIVVNDNESLIKQIGAGHYALGTTISPDDAWLTTRGIRTIELRMKQQAAHAMTVIHALEKEPLVKRIYHPAYSQDPHHEYWKRDATGSNGLMSIALDLSDNQMEVFVNALSLFGIGYSWGGYECLIQWVDKDSAKVHACFEDDGCQIARLHIGLEDPEDVIADIQQALDKAKSV from the coding sequence ATGAAAAACAATGAGAGGAAACAATCGCGATCGACTAAACTCACTCATATGGGATTGGCGGTTTGTGATGAACAACACACACAATCACCTGTGAGCGTACCAGTGATACGAACCAGTACCGTGCGTTTTGAAACAGTGGGTCGATTGCATGAGTTTGAACAAAATAAAGCAAAAGGTCAAAGAACCTCGGTATATGGCCGTTATGGCTTGGAAACACGAGATGTATTAGAAGATTTGTTTTGTGAGTTAGAGCATGGGAAACGTTGCTTTTTAGCGTCTTCTGGCCTAAACGCGATTAGTACCGCCTTATTATCTTTGGTAAAAAGTGGTGACCATATTGTGTTTGCTGACGGAGTATATGGTCCCGTTCGCATTTTTGCCAAGAACATGCTGACTAAGCTCGGTGTTTCGTATGATTTTGTGAACATGGAGAATCCTGATACTTTAAAACAATACATAAAACCGAATACGGTAGGGGTATATGTTGAAGTACCGAGTTCTCTATTTTTGAGAATGAATGATTTGCCTGCGATTGCAAAAATAGCCCATGAAAAAGGTCTGTGGGTGATGGCTGATAACTCTTGGGGTTCAGGAGTTGCCTATCGTCCGTTAGATTTGGGGGCGGATGTGAGTGTGATCGCTGGTACGAAGTATGCGAACGGACACTCTGACGCATTAGTTGGTGCCATTGTGGTCAATGACAATGAATCGTTGATTAAACAGATTGGTGCAGGTCACTATGCTTTGGGAACCACGATCAGTCCTGACGATGCTTGGTTGACCACACGTGGTATTCGTACGATTGAATTGCGTATGAAACAACAAGCCGCACACGCGATGACCGTGATTCATGCTTTAGAAAAGGAACCTTTGGTTAAACGCATTTATCATCCAGCGTATTCACAAGATCCCCATCATGAATACTGGAAACGTGATGCCACAGGGTCGAATGGTCTGATGAGCATTGCTTTGGATTTGTCAGATAATCAAATGGAAGTCTTTGTGAATGCTTTGTCTTTGTTTGGTATTGGATATTCTTGGGGTGGTTATGAATGCCTTATCCAATGGGTTGATAAAGATTCAGCTAAGGTGCATGCTTGCTTTGAGGATGACGGTTGCCAAATCGCTAGATTGCATATTGGATTAGAAGATCCAGAAGATGTTATTGCCGATATTCAACAAGCCTTAGACAAGGCAAAATCAGTTTAA
- the argS gene encoding arginine--tRNA ligase, producing the protein MLPEVQTLLIQTIEKVVHQILPDANVQVNLARPKQVEHGDVATNIAMQLAKPFGRNPRELAQEIVDRLLIEPKMKGVLDSAEVAGPGFINLRLSLAVHQSVIHKVLKQGQQFGRQPQTGEKIMIEFVSANPTGPLHLGHARQAVLGDCLSRLHEAVGYQVHREFYYNDAGNQINNLVYSVQARIKGINPDDPAYPADGYRGDYIVDIANDYMAGKTVQADGKTIVSTKDADDVDNIRAFAVAYLRNEQDLDLKAINLKFDQYYLESSLYVDGKVDAVVRHLINAGFTYEKEGALWLKTTELGTGDDKDRVMRKSDGSYTYFVPDIAYHVTKWERGYHHDIQVQGTDHHGTVARLRAGLQGMQMGIPKDYPSYCLHKMVKVVRNGQEVKISKRAGSYVTMRDLIDWVGQDAVRFFMIQRRADTEFVFDIDLALQASDDNPVYYVQYAHARICKLLRDSADFLSARQEADTSLLTAPTELALMRRLAEFPSLIMNAAKELSPHLMAYWLLDLAADLHSWYGSERIMVDDETLKHARLTLADVVRQVLSNGLNLLGVSSPEQM; encoded by the coding sequence ATGTTACCTGAAGTGCAAACCTTATTGATACAAACGATTGAGAAAGTCGTTCATCAAATTTTGCCCGATGCTAATGTTCAAGTAAATTTAGCACGTCCAAAACAAGTGGAACATGGCGATGTTGCGACTAATATTGCCATGCAGTTGGCCAAACCGTTTGGACGCAATCCTCGTGAATTGGCCCAAGAAATCGTCGATCGACTTTTAATAGAACCCAAGATGAAAGGGGTGCTAGACAGTGCGGAAGTGGCTGGACCTGGCTTTATCAATCTTCGTTTGAGTTTGGCGGTACACCAATCTGTGATTCATAAGGTGTTAAAACAGGGACAGCAGTTTGGTCGTCAACCTCAAACAGGCGAAAAAATCATGATTGAGTTTGTTTCGGCGAACCCAACAGGCCCGTTACATTTAGGTCATGCTCGTCAAGCGGTGTTGGGCGATTGTTTGAGTCGTTTGCATGAGGCGGTGGGTTATCAGGTACATCGTGAGTTTTATTATAACGATGCAGGTAATCAGATTAATAACCTTGTATATAGTGTTCAAGCAAGGATCAAAGGCATTAACCCTGACGATCCAGCTTATCCAGCAGATGGTTATCGCGGTGACTATATCGTGGACATTGCTAACGATTATATGGCAGGCAAAACGGTGCAGGCCGATGGTAAAACCATTGTTTCCACAAAAGACGCGGATGATGTTGACAATATTCGAGCGTTTGCAGTGGCTTATTTGCGTAATGAACAGGACTTGGATTTAAAAGCGATTAATCTTAAATTTGACCAATATTATCTAGAAAGCTCCTTGTACGTAGATGGTAAGGTTGATGCCGTTGTTCGCCATTTGATCAACGCCGGCTTTACTTATGAAAAAGAGGGTGCGTTGTGGTTGAAAACTACGGAATTAGGCACAGGTGATGATAAAGACCGTGTTATGAGAAAATCAGACGGTTCTTACACTTATTTTGTTCCCGATATTGCTTATCACGTGACGAAGTGGGAACGAGGGTATCATCACGATATTCAAGTTCAAGGAACAGACCATCATGGCACGGTGGCTCGTCTAAGAGCAGGTTTGCAAGGGATGCAGATGGGGATTCCAAAAGATTACCCCTCTTATTGTTTGCACAAAATGGTTAAAGTTGTTCGTAATGGACAAGAGGTCAAAATTTCTAAACGTGCTGGCAGTTATGTCACCATGCGTGATTTGATTGATTGGGTCGGCCAAGATGCTGTGCGATTTTTCATGATTCAAAGACGTGCGGATACAGAGTTTGTGTTTGATATTGATCTCGCCTTGCAAGCCAGTGATGACAATCCTGTGTACTATGTTCAATATGCCCATGCTCGTATTTGCAAGCTATTAAGAGATTCAGCAGACTTTTTGTCAGCTCGCCAAGAAGCCGATACAAGCTTATTGACCGCTCCGACTGAGTTGGCTTTGATGAGACGATTGGCAGAGTTTCCTTCATTAATTATGAATGCGGCTAAAGAATTAAGTCCTCATTTAATGGCCTACTGGTTGCTTGATTTGGCAGCGGATCTTCACAGCTGGTATGGTTCAGAAAGAATTATGGTCGATGATGAGACGCTTAAACACGCTAGATTAACGCTAGCCGATGTGGTGCGTCAGGTATTATCGAATGGTTTAAATTTATTAGGCGTATCATCGCCAGAGCAGATGTAA
- a CDS encoding SPOR domain-containing protein, which produces MAKNNSSSNRGAVIWIALLFGFILGVLVAVVVMNYLNPVKYSPTSQEAPLVRPVKSTVPTKQTETLAKPDDQASPQPVVEDKPIAQQMVATTPAPKIIKGDTTQETTSSNAQPVSEPEKPVPQTTAPKSEDAIGELIKERYQPTALQVGAVGTEASVQALKAKMLMLGFEAKSKQVKSQNRTFYRVYIGPFKTKKEYDAAISRLKAEKVGYTVFSY; this is translated from the coding sequence ATGGCTAAAAATAACTCATCTTCCAATCGTGGTGCGGTCATTTGGATTGCACTGTTGTTCGGTTTTATTTTAGGGGTGCTGGTGGCAGTGGTCGTTATGAACTATTTGAACCCAGTCAAATACAGTCCTACCAGTCAAGAAGCACCGTTAGTTCGTCCTGTTAAATCAACTGTGCCGACGAAACAGACGGAAACATTGGCTAAACCTGACGATCAGGCGTCGCCTCAACCTGTGGTAGAAGATAAACCTATCGCACAACAAATGGTGGCAACGACCCCCGCTCCTAAGATTATCAAAGGCGACACAACGCAGGAGACGACAAGCTCTAATGCACAGCCTGTTAGTGAGCCAGAAAAGCCAGTCCCTCAGACGACGGCACCAAAGAGTGAGGATGCGATTGGTGAATTGATTAAAGAACGTTATCAACCCACTGCGTTACAAGTCGGTGCTGTGGGAACAGAAGCGTCCGTACAGGCTTTGAAAGCTAAGATGTTGATGTTGGGTTTTGAGGCAAAATCTAAACAAGTCAAAAGCCAGAATCGAACGTTCTATCGTGTTTATATCGGTCCGTTTAAAACAAAGAAAGAGTATGATGCGGCGATTTCTCGCTTAAAAGCAGAAAAAGTTGGTTATACTGTGTTTTCTTATTAA
- a CDS encoding thiol:disulfide interchange protein DsbA/DsbL: MKSLLKKLLLACGIALCVVPAVQAQEYKTLDKTLPSNTPDKVEALIFFSYACAHCAAMEPMFLEWQKNTPKGAEINFVPVGFNTLTEALQQLFYTLQALNRMDLSPKVFDAIHQQRLNLFTRDNIQAWLKDQGVSKEQFDAVYDSFGVNAKIKQANNLVHAYNVTATPTIAIAGKYVISPDMVESNSPSEAYQRTYEIAQDLLLKSVKAK; this comes from the coding sequence ATGAAATCCCTTTTGAAAAAACTATTACTTGCTTGCGGTATCGCGTTATGTGTGGTGCCAGCTGTTCAAGCACAAGAATACAAGACGTTGGATAAGACATTACCGTCTAATACGCCTGATAAAGTTGAAGCGTTAATTTTCTTCTCTTACGCTTGTGCACATTGTGCGGCAATGGAACCTATGTTTCTAGAGTGGCAAAAAAATACGCCTAAAGGTGCAGAGATTAATTTTGTACCTGTAGGGTTCAATACGTTAACAGAGGCACTTCAACAATTGTTCTATACCTTGCAAGCCTTGAATCGCATGGATTTAAGCCCAAAGGTGTTTGATGCCATTCATCAGCAAAGATTGAATTTGTTTACACGTGACAATATCCAAGCTTGGTTGAAAGATCAAGGTGTCTCAAAAGAACAGTTTGACGCGGTTTATGACTCATTTGGTGTGAATGCCAAAATCAAACAAGCGAATAATCTGGTTCATGCTTATAATGTAACCGCTACGCCTACCATTGCGATTGCTGGAAAATACGTCATTTCGCCAGATATGGTGGAGTCAAATTCTCCAAGCGAGGCCTATCAACGTACATATGAAATCGCTCAAGATTTGCTTTTGAAATCGGTCAAAGCAAAATAA
- a CDS encoding DUF6531 domain-containing protein, with product MNRLYSVGNPVNFITGNKYQEEIDLFPQSSGLEIVRYYNSRNPRVHVLGQGWSLSFDEHLYKNSGSMIQLVLGDGQRVTFGAVIDDRAFSSKGVLLLTRDKDYFVEYAYEFLIHEFDQRGDLIRLIAVPDGSLTLPQILAYLADAKTEKILAKFDEHKTLHSSAEVHEYMEMDERKTSKGIDSSEVVKRSSVGEHRNKTGVDSSAEVHEYTEVAERENSKGIDSSEVFKHSSVGEHRNKTDADSSAEVHEYREVADRENSKGIDSSEVVKRSSVGEHRNKTGVDSSAEVHEYTEVADRENKYLVLKKENTETKLDVKESVFSSFKQLVIERNSLGFITAIRSLSQPEQSLSFHYQRDGFLSRIVRDDGFFVNYVYEGSLLQSANLNDRFKLVYVYKDGYLHQRYIQDLEKKDRIHLLGTWFYDDKGRVTFYDGLMERFSFSYENQLTRMVDRFGRSYEVAYERTKDHYRITKNDLSKAKDVQVPNYSVGAYPYARIEEGILVFKNGVKQFVRNNEHFLYDANDRLLWHSLVLQDAQERVDQVVQYFQPVSLVSSLVLAYNPKSQLMASNFNGEIKTYEWRENGLNKEFSVSLNAQGLVEKDEDKHYRYTTDKRLSGISDGQEVLVKYEYGFDEKLKSYVRYKYILDDDRYELIQKLYFDDGKILYEWDKEVDPKEEFAITRQYIWQGKAPIALIDFSYDEPKVFYIHVNHLMAPIAVTNEKAEVVWLAQYDALANADILKSDISLHLRLPGQYYDEESGLHFNHYRYYDSYAGHFLEPDPVKGLPLGSTYGFADYYQGKYVDPLGMYLIAFDGTSVTEKYNSNVRQLYDEYDHDKTYLTGAGTNPVSGILRVVNAALGLNAVNKVASAFFNLRRYLSDIQKKRKEMQDHHTHRLFENIIVPIDIVGFSRGGVQSMLLAYLLSYVTNNGLFKYKDTNFDIEMCLDLRFVGMFDAVAQMPETKYRLSRMDPETSKMKDKEIILHKEIPQSWKWVAHAVALNERNNHLPLTPLASSSTNGNVRNQAGFIGAHGDIGGGYNENDKKHKNRKFTNNEYSDLAVVAKSWIHWQARQAGVPFKEPSEESRQVKNPIAHRSNLSAFLSIADDDEDRDVEFGDKKIKQGEVESIGEAKRKEVSAFIEYIDKDQGNGAIMGKVDMEKYREWLKKEYDGFDF from the coding sequence TTGAATCGATTATATTCGGTGGGTAATCCTGTTAATTTTATTACTGGAAATAAATATCAGGAAGAGATTGATTTATTTCCACAGTCATCGGGTTTAGAAATTGTTCGTTACTATAATTCTCGAAATCCTAGAGTCCATGTGCTAGGGCAGGGGTGGAGTTTATCTTTTGATGAACATCTTTATAAAAATTCAGGGTCAATGATACAGCTGGTTTTGGGGGATGGACAGCGAGTGACGTTTGGTGCGGTCATCGATGATCGAGCTTTTTCCTCTAAAGGTGTGTTGCTACTGACACGAGATAAAGATTATTTTGTTGAATACGCTTATGAATTTTTAATCCATGAATTTGACCAAAGAGGGGATTTGATACGATTAATTGCCGTGCCTGATGGAAGTTTAACCTTGCCACAGATATTGGCTTATCTTGCTGATGCGAAAACAGAAAAAATACTTGCCAAGTTTGATGAACATAAAACATTGCATTCATCTGCAGAAGTGCATGAGTACATGGAAATGGATGAACGAAAAACTAGTAAAGGAATCGATTCGTCAGAAGTGGTTAAACGCAGTAGTGTGGGTGAACATAGAAATAAAACTGGCGTAGATTCATCTGCAGAAGTGCATGAGTACACGGAAGTGGCGGAACGAGAAAATAGTAAAGGAATCGATTCGTCAGAAGTGTTTAAACACAGTAGTGTGGGTGAACATAGAAATAAAACTGACGCGGATTCATCTGCAGAAGTGCATGAGTACAGGGAAGTGGCGGATCGAGAAAATAGTAAAGGAATCGATTCGTCAGAAGTGGTTAAACGCAGTAGTGTGGGTGAACATAGAAATAAAACTGGCGTAGATTCATCTGCAGAAGTGCATGAGTACACGGAAGTAGCGGATCGAGAAAATAAATATCTTGTGTTAAAGAAAGAAAATACAGAAACGAAACTTGATGTAAAGGAATCGGTTTTTTCGTCATTTAAACAATTGGTGATAGAAAGAAATTCATTAGGATTTATTACGGCTATACGTTCTTTATCTCAACCCGAACAATCGCTGAGTTTTCACTATCAGAGAGATGGTTTTTTAAGTCGTATTGTTAGAGATGATGGATTTTTTGTGAACTATGTTTATGAGGGGTCATTGCTCCAATCTGCTAATCTGAATGATAGGTTTAAGTTGGTCTATGTCTATAAAGATGGGTATTTACACCAACGTTACATCCAAGATTTAGAGAAAAAAGATCGGATTCATTTGTTAGGAACTTGGTTCTACGATGATAAAGGTAGAGTGACGTTTTATGACGGTTTGATGGAACGGTTTAGTTTTTCCTACGAAAATCAGCTTACCCGAATGGTTGATCGTTTTGGTCGATCTTATGAGGTGGCTTATGAGCGGACAAAAGATCATTACCGCATTACTAAGAACGATTTGAGTAAAGCTAAGGACGTTCAAGTGCCGAATTATTCAGTAGGAGCGTACCCGTATGCTCGCATTGAAGAAGGAATACTAGTCTTTAAAAATGGGGTGAAACAGTTTGTCAGAAATAATGAACATTTTTTGTATGACGCTAATGATCGTTTGCTATGGCATTCTCTCGTGTTACAAGACGCACAAGAAAGAGTCGATCAGGTAGTGCAGTATTTTCAGCCTGTATCTTTAGTTTCCTCACTGGTATTAGCGTATAACCCTAAATCGCAACTGATGGCTTCTAATTTTAATGGTGAGATAAAAACTTATGAATGGCGTGAGAATGGCTTAAATAAAGAGTTTTCAGTTTCTTTAAATGCCCAAGGTCTCGTGGAAAAAGATGAGGATAAACATTATCGATATACGACCGATAAACGATTGTCAGGTATATCAGATGGACAGGAGGTGTTGGTCAAATACGAGTATGGTTTTGATGAAAAGTTAAAAAGCTATGTTCGATATAAGTATATTCTTGATGATGATCGATATGAGCTAATTCAAAAGTTATATTTTGATGATGGGAAAATATTATATGAATGGGATAAAGAAGTCGATCCTAAGGAAGAATTCGCCATCACACGTCAATATATTTGGCAAGGAAAGGCACCGATTGCTTTGATTGATTTTTCATATGATGAGCCAAAAGTTTTTTATATTCATGTGAATCATTTGATGGCACCTATTGCGGTCACCAATGAAAAAGCAGAAGTCGTGTGGCTTGCCCAATACGATGCTTTAGCCAATGCGGATATTTTGAAAAGCGATATATCCTTGCATTTACGTTTACCTGGCCAATACTACGATGAAGAATCTGGTTTGCATTTCAATCATTATCGTTATTATGACAGTTATGCAGGGCATTTTTTAGAACCTGATCCAGTCAAAGGCTTGCCTTTAGGTAGTACATATGGCTTTGCTGATTATTATCAAGGCAAGTATGTTGATCCATTAGGCATGTACTTAATTGCTTTTGATGGGACCAGTGTTACAGAAAAATATAACTCAAATGTTAGACAGTTATATGATGAATATGATCATGATAAAACGTACTTGACGGGGGCGGGAACCAACCCTGTTTCAGGAATTCTTCGCGTAGTCAATGCAGCACTCGGGTTAAATGCTGTAAACAAAGTTGCATCAGCTTTCTTTAATTTAAGAAGATACCTTTCTGATATTCAGAAAAAGCGTAAGGAAATGCAAGATCATCATACTCATCGCCTGTTTGAAAATATTATTGTTCCGATAGATATTGTTGGATTTTCAAGGGGTGGGGTTCAATCTATGCTACTTGCTTATTTGCTTTCATATGTTACGAACAATGGGCTTTTTAAGTATAAAGATACCAATTTTGATATCGAGATGTGTTTGGATTTGAGATTTGTAGGTATGTTTGATGCGGTTGCTCAAATGCCTGAGACTAAATACAGGCTTTCTAGAATGGATCCAGAAACCTCAAAAATGAAAGATAAAGAAATAATATTGCATAAAGAAATTCCCCAATCATGGAAATGGGTGGCTCATGCAGTGGCTTTGAATGAACGAAATAATCATTTGCCTTTGACTCCTTTGGCCAGTTCTTCAACAAACGGAAACGTCAGAAATCAAGCAGGTTTCATTGGTGCACATGGTGATATTGGTGGTGGATATAACGAGAACGATAAGAAACATAAAAATCGTAAGTTTACGAATAATGAATATTCTGATTTGGCGGTTGTTGCTAAAAGTTGGATACATTGGCAAGCAAGGCAAGCAGGTGTACCGTTTAAAGAACCGAGCGAAGAAAGTCGCCAAGTTAAAAATCCTATTGCCCATCGCAGCAATTTATCAGCGTTTCTGTCAATTGCAGATGATGATGAAGACAGGGATGTTGAATTTGGCGATAAAAAGATCAAGCAAGGCGAAGTAGAGAGTATTGGTGAAGCAAAAAGAAAAGAAGTGAGTGCCTTTATTGAATATATTGATAAGGACCAAGGAAATGGAGCAATTATGGGAAAAGTGGATATGGAGAAATATCGTGAGTGGTTGAAAAAGGAATATGATGGGTTTGATTTTTAA
- a CDS encoding DUF1840 domain-containing protein produces the protein MLYCFRTPNVAEITMLGKHVQLLFKALNKPVESIPDQGAFPNEYMAEYIERIERAIAQDEDADNQKQYQELDEAKEEGEKIDVFEQGVSLKRRLWPILNMMKEALKHQEHITWEKVNPW, from the coding sequence ATGTTGTATTGTTTTAGAACGCCGAATGTTGCAGAAATAACGATGTTAGGTAAACATGTTCAGCTTTTGTTTAAGGCATTGAACAAACCCGTTGAATCTATTCCTGATCAAGGTGCTTTCCCCAACGAGTACATGGCGGAATATATTGAACGAATTGAACGGGCGATTGCACAAGATGAGGATGCTGATAATCAAAAACAGTATCAAGAGTTGGATGAGGCCAAAGAAGAGGGGGAAAAAATCGATGTCTTTGAACAAGGTGTTAGTTTGAAGCGAAGACTTTGGCCTATTCTAAACATGATGAAAGAAGCGTTAAAACATCAAGAACATATTACTTGGGAAAAAGTAAATCCTTGGTAA
- the leuA gene encoding 2-isopropylmalate synthase, which translates to MHTNPERKYQPFKPFDKDFSSRTWPSKTITKAPIWLSTDLRDGNQSLIEPMNAERKMRFFKMLLDIGFKEIEVGFPSASQTDYDFVRKIIEENLVPDDVTIVVLTQARQDLIQRTVESLKGAKKAMIHYYNATAPQFRKIVFNKSKEDIKAIAIQGIRWIKEEMAKYPETQWSLNYSPEVFSTTELDFAVDICNTVGKEWGLSAEKPIIYNLPATVETNMPNVYADQIEWFCRHIDQREHCIISIHPHNDRGSAIADAELAMLAGADRVEGCLFGSGERTGNVDLATLALNLYTQGIHPGLDFSDIDQIRRTVEYCNQLPVHPRHPYVGDLVYTAFSGSHQDAIKKGFAQQKPDAVWEVPYLPIDPADVGRNYDAVIRVNSQSGKGGIAYLLEHEKGLNLPRRLQIEFSRIIQQLSDASGVEISADKIYDSFKTEYLDRKAPWKLVKHQIISNHDDSDTVTIHAVLDNDGKTVEVQGSGSGALEAFVRGLNLPIKFMDYHEHGMSAGEDTQAVCYVELRLGDSPSGFGVGIHKDIGAASFMAVLSAINRHIAYAKNPPDLKD; encoded by the coding sequence ATGCATACTAATCCTGAAAGAAAATATCAACCTTTCAAACCATTTGATAAAGACTTTTCTAGCCGAACTTGGCCCAGTAAAACCATCACCAAAGCACCGATTTGGCTAAGCACAGACTTACGTGATGGCAACCAATCTTTGATCGAACCCATGAACGCAGAACGTAAAATGCGTTTTTTCAAAATGCTTTTGGATATTGGGTTCAAAGAAATTGAAGTAGGCTTCCCATCCGCTTCTCAGACTGACTATGATTTTGTTAGAAAAATCATTGAAGAAAATCTTGTTCCAGATGATGTCACCATCGTCGTACTAACTCAAGCCAGACAAGACCTTATTCAGCGTACAGTGGAAAGTTTAAAAGGTGCTAAAAAAGCCATGATCCACTATTACAACGCAACAGCACCACAATTCCGTAAAATTGTTTTTAATAAATCTAAAGAAGACATTAAAGCCATTGCTATCCAAGGTATCCGCTGGATCAAAGAAGAAATGGCAAAATATCCTGAAACACAATGGTCGCTGAACTACAGTCCCGAAGTCTTTAGCACAACAGAACTTGATTTTGCAGTAGATATTTGCAATACGGTAGGTAAAGAATGGGGCTTATCTGCAGAAAAACCTATCATTTACAACCTACCTGCTACCGTAGAAACCAATATGCCGAATGTTTATGCGGACCAAATCGAATGGTTTTGTCGTCATATCGATCAAAGAGAACACTGCATCATCAGTATTCACCCACATAACGACAGAGGTAGTGCCATCGCGGATGCGGAGCTTGCTATGTTAGCTGGAGCTGATCGCGTAGAGGGCTGTTTATTTGGTAGTGGCGAACGTACGGGTAACGTTGACCTAGCTACCTTGGCATTAAACCTATACACACAAGGTATTCACCCAGGTCTTGACTTCTCCGACATCGACCAAATCCGCCGCACCGTAGAATATTGCAACCAATTACCCGTTCATCCTCGACATCCCTATGTTGGCGATCTTGTTTACACAGCTTTCTCAGGTTCACATCAAGATGCGATCAAAAAAGGATTTGCTCAACAAAAACCCGATGCAGTTTGGGAAGTCCCCTATTTGCCTATTGACCCAGCGGATGTTGGCCGAAATTACGATGCTGTTATTCGCGTCAACAGCCAGTCTGGTAAAGGTGGTATCGCCTACCTACTTGAACATGAGAAAGGACTAAATTTACCACGTCGATTACAAATTGAATTCAGTCGAATCATCCAACAGCTTTCTGATGCCAGTGGCGTAGAAATCAGTGCTGATAAGATTTACGATTCATTCAAAACAGAATACCTTGATCGCAAAGCTCCATGGAAACTGGTTAAACACCAAATCATTTCTAACCACGATGATTCAGACACCGTCACCATTCATGCGGTTCTAGACAATGATGGCAAAACCGTAGAAGTACAAGGGTCTGGTTCAGGTGCCTTAGAAGCCTTTGTTCGCGGATTAAACCTACCGATCAAATTCATGGATTACCACGAACACGGCATGAGTGCAGGCGAAGATACCCAAGCTGTGTGCTACGTTGAACTACGATTAGGTGATTCACCCAGTGGTTTTGGTGTCGGTATCCACAAAGATATTGGTGCTGCTTCATTCATGGCCGTACTAAGTGCGATCAATCGACATATTGCCTACGCAAAAAACCCACCCGATCTTAAAGATTAA